The nucleotide sequence GCGCGAACTGACCAGGTTGTGCGAGGTGGGCGCCGGCGACTCGCCGGCGCTTGCTATTTGCGCTCGTACACGACTTTCCCGCCCACCATTGTCATCTCGACTTTCACGTCCTTGATGGCCTCCGGCGGGATGGAAAAGATGTCGTCGGTCAGGAGCACCATGTCGGCCAGCTTGCCGCGCGTGAGCGAGCCCTTCTCGCGCTCCTGGAACTCCGCGTACGCCGAGCCCATGGTGTAGGCCTCCACCGCCTCGGCCACGGTGAGCTTCTGCTCCGGCACCCAGCCCTGCGGGTTCTTGCCGTCGAGTGTCGCGCGCGTCACCGCGGCGTAAATCCCCTGTAGCGGATCCAGCGGCGCCACTGTCCAATCGCTGCCGAATGCCAACCTGACTTTGTTGTCCAGGAACGTGCGGAACGCGTACGTCCGCTTGATGCGGTCCGGACCGATGCGCTTCTCCGCCCAGCGCCCGTCGTCGATGGCGTGGTACGGCTGCATGCTGGCGATCACACCGAGGTCGGCGAAGCGCGCGAAGTCCTTCGCGGCCATGTGTTGCGCGTGCTCGATGCGCAGCCGCCGGTCGCGCGTCCCGTTCGCCTTCACGACGTCGCCGAACATGTCGAGGATGATGGAAATGGCCTGGTCGCCGATGGCGTGGATGCAGAGCTGCAAGCCCGCCTCGTCCGCCTTCATCAGCCGCCCGCGCATCGCGGTGATGGGGTGCATCTCGTCGGAGAGCAGGCCGCGCGTCTTGGGCGCGTCGGTGTAGGGCTCGAAGAAGTACGCGGTGGTCGAGCCGAGCGAGCCGTCGGCGTAGCCCTTGAGCGCGCCGATGCGCAGGTAGGGCGAGCCGAAGGCGCGGCGCACGCCCGCGTCCGCCTGCTTCTGCCACTCCGTCTCCATGGGCGCGGCGTAGATGCGCGTGGTGAGCTCGCCGCGTTCGGCGAACTCCATGTATGTACGGACGTCGGCGACCGGCATGCCCATGTCCTGCACGCTGGTCACGCCGAGCTGCGCCGCGTGTGCCAGCGCGCGCTTCAGCGCCTCGGTGCGCTGCTGCGGCGTCATGTCGGGGATCACCTTGTAGACCAGTCCCATCGCGGCGTCTTTGAGCACGCCGGTGGGATTGCCCTGGGCGTCGCGGACGATCTCGCCGCCCGGCGGATCGGCAGTCTTCGCCGTGACCTTAGCGAGCCGCAGCGCGGCCGAGTTCGCCAGCGCCATGTGGCCGTCGTAGCGGCTCACGAACACCGGCGTGGCGCCGGTGGCGCCGTCGATGAGCTGGCGCGTGGGCAGTTCCGCCGGCGTCCACTTCTGCTCGTCCCACTGGCCGTTCAGCACCCACTCGCCGGGCCGTTGCTGGGCGCGCTCGCCAATGAGGCGCGCGAACTCCTGCGGCGACGTCGCGTCCTTCAGGTCCACGCTGTCGAGCTGCTGCCCGCCCGTCGTGAAGTGGACGTGCGCGTCGTTGAACCCGGGCAGGAGCAGGTGGCCGCGGCCGTCGATGACCTTGGTCTCGGGCCCGCGCCACGCGTCGATCTCCGCCGCCGTCCCGACCGCGACGATGCGCTCGCCCAGGATGGCCACGGCCTCCGCGCGCGGCCGCTCCTTCTCCACGGTGTAGACCTTGGCGTTGGTGACGATGACATCGGCCGCCGGCCGCTGCGCGGTGGTGATGGTCGGGAAGAGAAGCGTCACGACGAGAAGAACGATCGGCAATCGGCAATTGGCCATCGGCACCCTATCTCTCCCCCCACTTCAGTTTCGTCCGCAGCACGTCGAAGAAGCTGCGCTGCGGGAGGTGCAGCAGCTGGATGGCGTGCTCCGACTTCTTGCACGCGATGCGGTCGCCGCGGCGCAGCGGGACACCCGTCTG is from Terriglobales bacterium and encodes:
- a CDS encoding amidohydrolase; translation: MPIVLLVVTLLFPTITTAQRPAADVIVTNAKVYTVEKERPRAEAVAILGERIVAVGTAAEIDAWRGPETKVIDGRGHLLLPGFNDAHVHFTTGGQQLDSVDLKDATSPQEFARLIGERAQQRPGEWVLNGQWDEQKWTPAELPTRQLIDGATGATPVFVSRYDGHMALANSAALRLAKVTAKTADPPGGEIVRDAQGNPTGVLKDAAMGLVYKVIPDMTPQQRTEALKRALAHAAQLGVTSVQDMGMPVADVRTYMEFAERGELTTRIYAAPMETEWQKQADAGVRRAFGSPYLRIGALKGYADGSLGSTTAYFFEPYTDAPKTRGLLSDEMHPITAMRGRLMKADEAGLQLCIHAIGDQAISIILDMFGDVVKANGTRDRRLRIEHAQHMAAKDFARFADLGVIASMQPYHAIDDGRWAEKRIGPDRIKRTYAFRTFLDNKVRLAFGSDWTVAPLDPLQGIYAAVTRATLDGKNPQGWVPEQKLTVAEAVEAYTMGSAYAEFQEREKGSLTRGKLADMVLLTDDIFSIPPEAIKDVKVEMTMVGGKVVYERK